From Prosthecobacter dejongeii, the proteins below share one genomic window:
- a CDS encoding RNA polymerase sigma factor, producing MEFEHLVQEHYQGLYRFALSLAQREADAADLTQQTFLRWATRGFQLRDRSKAKTWLFTTLYREFLTGSRRSVRFPHVELADAEPELPAVQDRTMEELDGQSALDALSQLDETYRAPLTLFYLQQHSYQEISEILNVPIGTVMSRLSRGKSQLRQKLSPAREDQDSSASPPSPKVIPFVEPPRSSRHG from the coding sequence ATGGAGTTCGAACACTTGGTTCAAGAACACTACCAGGGGCTTTATCGCTTCGCGCTGAGTCTTGCCCAGCGCGAGGCCGACGCAGCTGACCTGACGCAACAGACTTTTTTGCGTTGGGCTACTCGGGGTTTTCAACTCCGTGATCGTAGCAAAGCCAAGACTTGGCTTTTTACGACCCTTTATCGTGAGTTTCTTACTGGCAGTCGCCGTTCGGTTCGTTTTCCACATGTAGAACTGGCAGATGCGGAGCCGGAACTCCCTGCGGTGCAGGATCGCACGATGGAGGAATTGGATGGTCAATCTGCTCTGGATGCGCTGAGCCAGTTGGACGAAACTTATCGCGCACCCCTGACTCTTTTTTATCTTCAGCAACACAGTTATCAGGAAATCTCGGAAATTCTCAATGTTCCCATCGGTACGGTGATGTCTCGCCTTTCGCGGGGGAAATCCCAGTTGCGTCAAAAGCTGTCCCCAGCCCGCGAAGATCAAGATTCTAGTGCTTCTCCTCCTTCTCCCAAAGTGATTCCTTTTGTCGAACCCCCACGTTCTAGTCGCCATGGATGA
- a CDS encoding RrF2 family transcriptional regulator has translation MKLSRKAEYAMRALLAMARSPEISTFSIQDIAANERIPLKFLEQILLVLKNGGLLRSKRGVGGGYQFQKAPLRITLGEIVQLIDGPFEPIHCATMIDQPGAKCECGIPGGCGLGQVFGNLRNDVNAWLQATTLADVLERDKIRQPVSFEI, from the coding sequence ATGAAGCTCTCCCGTAAAGCCGAGTATGCCATGCGCGCCTTATTGGCTATGGCTCGCTCGCCTGAAATATCCACCTTTTCCATCCAGGATATTGCCGCGAATGAACGCATCCCTTTAAAATTTTTGGAACAGATTTTATTGGTCCTTAAAAATGGCGGACTGTTGCGGAGTAAACGAGGCGTGGGTGGGGGATACCAATTTCAAAAAGCACCTCTCCGCATCACCCTTGGCGAAATCGTGCAACTGATTGATGGGCCCTTTGAGCCCATTCACTGTGCGACGATGATTGATCAACCCGGGGCCAAATGCGAATGCGGCATTCCAGGCGGGTGTGGGCTCGGCCAAGTCTTTGGCAACCTGCGCAATGATGTCAATGCCTGGCTACAGGCCACTACATTAGCCGACGTACTCGAGCGGGACAAAATCCGCCAACCCGTGTCATTTGAGATCTGA